A region from the Vicia villosa cultivar HV-30 ecotype Madison, WI linkage group LG3, Vvil1.0, whole genome shotgun sequence genome encodes:
- the LOC131658343 gene encoding uncharacterized protein LOC131658343 → MDLQKAYNTVEWSALENIMKEHNFPQKFIDWTMICIETVSYRYTINGQASKILKAKRGLRQGDPISPLLFVLIMEYLHRCMVKLKDNSHYKFHPKCARMRISNICFADDLLLFARGDESSVIQMMTMFQHFSATTGLKANPKKCKVYFGVAAYWMQVFPLPKKIIHQVEAVCRDFLWSGKENSKKAPIAWDKVCDPKSAGGLNITALEDWNKATMLKLLWNIHGKKDKLWVKWLDAYYMKGRDLFQIQNQANWSWMLKQILKERDDIEDRQTWSNILHQDRFHTKQWYQAIRGEKEQLP, encoded by the exons ATGGATTTGCAGAAAGCATACAATACTGTTGAGTGGAGTGCCCTTGAGAACATTATGAAGGAACATAACTTCCCTCAGAAATTCATTGACTGGACAATGATCTGCATTGAAACTGTGTCCTATAGATACACTATCAATGGTCAAGCTAGCAAGATCCTCAAGGCAAAGAGAGGGCTGAGACAGGGAGATCCCATCTCACCTCTTCTCTTTGTTTTGATAATGGAATATCTCCATAGATGTATGGTAAAGCTGAAGGATAACTCTCACTACAAATTCCACCCTAAATGTGCAAGAATGAGAATATCAAACATCTGTTTTGCTGATGACCTACTGCTTTTTGCTAGGGGTGATGAATCTTCAGTTATCCAAATGATGACAATGTTCCAGCATTTCTCTGCAACCACTGGATTGAAGGCTAATCCTAAGAAATGTAAAGTGTATTTTGGAG TGGCAGCCTACTGGATgcaagtgtttcccctgcctaaGAAGATTATCCACCAAGTGGAGGCAGTGTGCAGAGACTTCCTGTGGAGTGGCAAGGAGAATAGTAAGAAAGCCCCTATAGCCTGGGACAAAGTGTGTGATCCTAAGAGTGCTGGAGGGTTGAATATCACAGCTCTTGAAGATTGGAACAAAGCAACAATGCTTAAGCTCCTATGGAACATCCATGGGAAGAAAGACAAGTTGTGGGTCAAATGGCTCGATGCGTACTATATGAAAGGCAGAGACCTCTTTCAGATTCAGAACCAGGCTAATTGGTCTTGGATGCTTAAACAGATTCTAAAGGAAAGAGATGATATTGAAGATAGGCAGACATGGAGCAACATCCTTCACCAAGACAGGTTTCACACCAAGCAGTGGTATCAAGCAATAAGGGGAGAGAAAGAACAGTTGCCATGA